The following DNA comes from Apis cerana isolate GH-2021 linkage group LG14, AcerK_1.0, whole genome shotgun sequence.
AACATATATGGAAATCGTCCATTTAAACGGATGCTATAACGCATGACACTATTTTCATATCGATACTTCTAACTGTtccgtacacacacacacatacacacacacatcttCTCGTTTAATGTGTCCATTCAGGCATCGTAATCGTTATACTTCCAAATAGATAAATTCACTGGTCCTTGATATTccgataatcatttatatcgaACGATCgcgcgttattttttttccagttGCCAAACGTCACGTCCGCCTTGAACAATATCACGATGCTGATGAAGGACAACATCGTGTCGGAAGTCAGCCAGGGTAAAGAGTCGTTTCTGAAAATTCAGAAAGACATTCAATACGCCGTGAATCAGACCATCCCAGTGGTCAGCGCGAGCATCCGAAATGCCGGCGATTTTCTAGCCGACCTCGCGAGAAACATGACAATGCTCATCGATAGGATAAACAACGACATAGACAAGGTCTACATGAAGCAAATAGACGTTGCACGGACGAACATCGATCAGTATTCACCGTACAGGTAATAAAAGAGAACGGAAGCGAAGAACATTTCAGAGTCCGATAATTAGACAAATGTATTTTCCCTCTAGGTACTATCTAGGACTCGGGATATCGGGCATTTTATTAACAGTTCTAATGTGTCTGACTTTCGGTCTTTTCTGTGGCATTTGTGGAAAGCGGCCCGATGGTTACGGGGACGACTGTTGTAACAAAGGATCCGGTGCGCGATTTCTCATGATGTAAGCTCGTATCGTAGATCATATCCAATTCTGAATTTAATACTTGACAAGATGACAGATGCTTTCATCTCGTACGATTTCACCAGGGCTGTTTGGATCATATTCCTTCTGACCAGCATTCTAATGGTGATCACGGTAATACACATGGTCGTCGGTGTTCTGGCGCAAAGGGCTGTCTGCGAACCTTTGAAAAATCCACAGGATAACAGGATGTTCGCTCTGGTCGACGAGatcgtacaaataaaaaagatactgTATCCCAATAAACCGAATGCCGATGTGAACATGAGCTATATCATAACGTACGTACCCGCCAACATAACCTCAAAGATTGTTGTCGAAAATTTCCAACTTCGTTATTCAATccaaatctattttttcctcttttttatcatttttatcaccACAGAAACTGccatcgaaacgaaacgttgtACAAAGTTCTCAAGTTGAATTATCTGTTCGACGTGAACACGTTGCGCGAATACACCGGCCGCTACGATATCAACAACACGATCCAACAGCTTCGGCGCAAGATCAGTCTCTCACCCGGCGTGGTTATTCTCACGGAAAGCGCAAAGTCGAAATTGAACGATCTCGCGCAGAGTGGCCTCAGCGATATCAAGTTCTATCAATACGTGGAGATTCTCGCTGATAATATCACGAATATCAACTTGGAACATCTTGCCAAACAATTGTTGGACGTGTCAACGGAATTACCAAAGGGACAGGACGACATTCGAGCAAGTTTGGAGAAAAATGCACTGGATTTGGCGTATTATCACGAACATTTGGTGAAACCAATGGCGATGCTCAGCGAACAATTGGCAGCCAAGGCTGTGACCCTCGAGGAGAAGATAAAGTTTAATCACAGTTCGATGGCAGAGGCCATTCACAATCTCGTCGACGAGGTGACGAAGGCGCAAAAGTTTTTGAACGAAGATGGGCCAGAATACGTGCAACAAGTAAGTTTCGAGCAAGAATCTTTGCTCGAACTGACATATCGACGGTCGATATTTTCTGGTCGATATTGTCGAATTGTTTATTATGgatctaatttttaagtttgaaTCGTCAGGATTCGATGctcttttaattttgcagTTGGCTACTAAATTTGGAAACGCTTTCCTTCGTCAAGTGGACGATTTCCTCGAGAGAGTTATCGATCATGCTTTGTTCCACGTAGGAAAATGCACGCCCGTTTCGAACGCGTACAACGCCACGCTGGTCGCTGGATGTAGCAAAATTTTAGATCCATTTGTAagcaattaattttgtaaccTCTTTGTTTCATCATCGAAATGctgttatatatcttttcttttatgatcCGCAGAATGGTTTCTGGGTGAGTGTAGGCTGGTGTTTAATCCTCTTCATCCCGACCATCGTGCTCTGCGTAAAACTGAGCGCGCTCTATCAAAAATCGGATCCCTATCCAGGACCCCTAGTCGAAGCGTAAGTTTCCGCCATTTTCActtcagaaaaaaaagaaagaaaagaattgacTTTATTTAAACCCAATCGATGGACTCAACGCTATTTAAATGTTtccaagatatataattagatatccGGTGCatgtttcaatttcaaattcccAAATTTATTGTTGAAGAACCGAAATTAACATTATCACTTATTAAATGTGTAAAAGAGAGTGTATAAATTCCGATTCGTTCGTTTGAAATTATCCCGCGAATCAGAAATAAGCAATTGGCACAATTGTATTTGGCTATCAAGGAAAATcgtagaagaataaaattgactCGTTTACATTTACATTCGGAAACAATCGCTTTTATGATTTCTTCGCTGATCTCTGGCCACCAAATTCTGAGCACTCTTTATGTAGAAAGTGTTGAGCCTTCTGTCTCAGTCTAGTAGTTAATCGAGCTTCCTCATTATCCCCCAGCATGCACATTACTCGCGCTTGCGATATCTTTCCGTTTTCTAGTCGGCATGAATTATTCCATCTATTTTTGTTTAGCGAGTTTCAAAATTGCATCGCCAATTCTATCTAAACAAATCTCGTCGCGGATACTATAAACGCGTTACCCATCATAAATGCGGCTCCAACTATCTCTCATTCTCGATTTTCATCCTCTCGATGAGTGTGACTCAACTAATCATTCTGTcgcgttaatttttttttctttttcctttcgtgcaagaattaaagaataacAAACGTGTTTACCTCGTGATAAAAGGGTTCGATTGTCTGACACTTCTTCAACCAATTATTCtctcaattattttgaaaatttaagctCTTTAGATTCGTCTTTGCGTAACCATGGCGTAAAGATCGTCAGACGATCGTACTTCTTACCAATGCAGTagatcatattaaattaaaagtagcTGTCTAATGTGTGGAATGGTTGTTGGAATCTAACCGCTAACACGCTCCGTTCCAGTGAATATTTGTATGACGCGTATGCAGACAGGGATAACATACCCCTTACCCAGTAAGTATAAAACAAGAACAGCCAAATTGCTCGCATGCTGATTTATGTGTAGCACGTTCGTAAATCCCTCGATAACGCTGTGAACGCGACATGTAATTCGTTCATTTCACGATCCAATGCTcggatgttatttttttttttttttttttcccctcccctgtGATCATAGAATTAAAACACGTCGAAAGTAATTGTTTAGAATGATTCGGTTCGTCGATTATTCTCTTTGTCTGCATGATACAGCTCTTAATTCTAACACGCAACCCACAATTCTATCTTAGACAACGTATTGTAGGAtcagaagaaatgaaattgtaagagaacaatttgtttaaaaaacgaTACGATGAGAATTCTTTAAAACTTCTAAGATCCTACAATAttcgatgaataatataaatctctgAAATCTAAATTGATTTTCCTCTACTCGATCTTCCGACATCTTCTCGACTTCGAATAAATTGCCAAAATTACCTTATGAAGATGACCGATTTCTATAAATTGTTATGTCAGTCGAGAAGGTATCAAACTTTTAGTATACTAACGCTCGATATATTCTTCCTTGAAGCTTGTAACTAACAATcgcgtaaaaaagaaaaaaaaaaaaggaaaaaaaatctctctacACGCACACTTTTACACGATAATTTAGCAACACGGAGGCTAGCTCTCGTCTCGCGTGTATCAAGCTATCTAGGATTAATGACACACACGGACACGTAATACGCTGGAACAGCTTAGCAATACACACAATAAACTGATATACTTTTCTAACTCGCATGACGAGTGATCGCAGATCGTAGATCGAAACTCGACTGAAACGTTCATTTTTTCCTTGCAGCGTTCACGACAAGAAATACGTGTCGCATAGCAGAGATCCTTACGCAAAATACGAAAGCTACGACGGTCCCGCGGGTGGATACAGCGATCGGGAAAGGGTACCCGGGGAGGCGCATCAGAGCACGTCCCACTATCATCACTATTCCAGATATTCCGACGTGGCGCCGAAGTAAGTGTTGGAATTCGAGTCACGTTCGAATCACTATCATCGTTatcaattttgagaaaatttataacaacgAAGCGAGAGGACTATTCTGTAACGAAATTTTCATACATCAGATaacgtagaattttttttcgaaaggacATTTCGTCGTtctaccattttttttttcttcccctccttttttaaacgaatcgtGCTGTCGCTTTAACGATTTCTTCTCCTCCCACTCGTTCTTGTTCTCGTATCgtctcgttctttttttttttatcgcatctgaattgaataataatggaaaagttcgatattatatcgatCTAGCGAAGCGTTGGAACGCGTTCTTTTGGGGGAAGTTGTCAGAGATTCTAGGGTTTTCTCTCGTGTCCAATCACACTCGTGATTCGATaggttcttttaaaaaaatcgatattttcattttccctTCTCCGGTTCACACTAGTTcatctttgatttattttgcAGTTCCACCCCCACGTGGCGAAGCCACGAACATACCGCTCCCTCCAAAAAAGAACCTCACAATAAAGTCTTTAGCATATCGGTAGAAACGCAGTAAGTCTTGTAATTTTCAttcggagagaaaaaaaagaaaaaaaaaaagtttaaaagctTTCTGTGACACGTTacgcaattttctttttttcttttgtctaCAAACTTGTTGCTGTTCGGTTTCTTCGAGGCCTGGTCTTCTTCTTTCACCAACTTTTCACCGATctttttcgttcgtttttgccttttcttttcttctcttctcttttattttcttttctttttttttttttttctttttatttatatattcgttcgTTTCCTTTCATCGGTGAGCAGGGTTCCCACTCATCGCGCGAATTTTTGTCtgctttctttcgtttcctcGATTCTTTCGAACGCCCGACCTAATCGAGGATGGGATCAAGTTCTAAATAGAAACTTGCACGATAATTGACATGATGGACgacgaatttgaaatttcaaccGATTGTAAGTACTCacaagaaatttaatgaatgttGAATACACATATATCCGTAGTTGTAAATCGAACGAacagaaaaaaagtatatcatATCTTTCGATATCACGATCTTGTATTTTGTGTAACGAGTTGATTTATAGATAACAGTATATCCGATCTTTCCCCCGCATCGTATCACTTCTACCTGAATAAATCACGAAAGAAGTATGAATTGCATGATTTACCTTGTACAGTATATCGTTGAGAACGAGATTAAATGGGTCAAGTAGTTCCACGAGGATGAAAGATCAAGAAAAACTTCACTCTCCatgtacattataatttattataatataaattaccgTTATAAATAGTCTACTCGACCCATTTTCAATGCATCGAAAAATATTGTGCTCGTCCATTTATGTCATTCTTCGATCTCACACTCTTCTACCCTCTTCGATTACAATCACAacctttctttaaatttatttaagtaaaaggGTACGAACATATCTCGATAAATTCTCATCCGATCCAAGAATAATATCGATACgattatcgagaaaaagaaaaaaagaaaaaagtagaagaaaaagataaagataaaagtatCGTTGTAAaggtacaaaatattatattgacacCATGCAAGTTATATTCTTGATCCCATCCGTACATCTCATGCAACCCCGTTGGTCACGCTTTTTTTTCCCGGTTATTTCCAGGTGAGTGGGAACCTTGCGGGGGGGCAACTTCTCGCGTCTCTCGATACGCCTCTGCACGTAAGTCGCAAGACAGATTGTTACCTCAATTGTGTCTCCGTACgttcgttttttccttttatttttccttcttttgttCGACTCAGTTTGCAGTCGCAAGCAAATAGCTTCGCTAGAGCTTTTTGcaggaataaaatgaaaacgtTAGGTTTTgcgaccaaaaaaaaaaaaaaaagaaaaaagaaaaaatatcttgaaaaaatatccGTATACCTTGGCCATATTTTACACGCCATCGCCGCAATCAGTTGAAAAAACgtgtttaaaagaatttacacaagaattattaaaaagcagcatgttattatttaagaatagtattatattatcgagtcactttttttttcgataggAGATCACGAtacaaaatttactttaatttcgcTTCAGCACCTTCGTCATACGTTTGTTCGCTAAAGCATACGTACATACAGCTATGGCAGAAGATAACTTTCTTCCATATTCGAGAATACTGTATTATCgtacttttctctctctctttctttctctctctcactctctctctctctttctcttcttctttttgtgcTCGTTATTCGATACGTTTGACGAAGAATAGAAAGTAAGCGCTTGAAATCTATTTCCCCTACGGGTTTCACCGACACGAGGGATTATTATTGCAGAAATTGTGACTTCCCTAACGGTGGTCCTCCCGGGTATCAACCAGCTGCCGCAGCTCCTCCACCACTAAGCACGGAATACGAGCGACCACCTCCCTATTATTACTATCCTGGGCCAGGGTGAGTCGAagggtaaattttaataattaaaatatacaggTGTGGAAAGTGTGTTTCCTACgtgttctattatattattttcagggACACAAATTAGGAAACAAGTGCCGTGGCATGCACAAAGGTAGCGCTGAATAGCGTGGCTACCCACAGTCTCACCCGCAGTTACAAAAGGACGctcaaaaagaaagagaaatccgGATGTAAACGAGACTATGTTTAATTGTAGCGTTCCTGTTTGAGCGTGCCACGGACCGTGCGAACGGCAAAATCAATTAAAGACCAAGTTTACGATATACAGACTGAGGTAGGCTAAATGGATCCTTCGGCGAGCCGCAAGTAATGTGATCAACGTGTacgattcgtttcgatttagtattatttttagacaTCGTGCGTATCACGAGAGAAATATTACGTTGTTCATGaatactgtttttttttcccttttcttttgcGATTtacttgttctttttttttatagcgcTTCagcgatttctttctttctctttcccttttccctttttaatCACCGAACTGTAATAAAACGACGATTCAAATCGTTTGTGTTAATCGCTGGacaatcgattttttaactTGACTGATATCGTTTTACCACCGTTTTCTTCGACGTTCAATATTTCTTCCAATCAAATGCCATCGCGACCAAGGTCTCTTCTACTCTGTTAATATTTCGACCCGACTTCGAGATTTACGCGTGTTATACTCAAAGTTCGATTCGCTCTTATTCTCGAAGACGCGTCGATTATATATTCTACCGATATTGCTCGAGAGGCACTATATAATTCTTTGCAAGGAAATTTTTCTGTGAAACCCTTAGAATTCCCCCTATGGAATTTAGTtcctaatgaaaaaaaaaaaaaaaggaaacacaCACGTAGTAATTgaaatcatcatcatcatcattattatcatcatgcGTTAATCAGTATTAACGAAAGTTCGTTGTCGCGCCTCCCTTGTTCACCCACACTGGCGTACGCTTTCTCTTTCACCCTTTAACACAAAGATCCTGTTCTTTGTTCAGAATTTAACGAACGTGTATATAACATTCAACCGCTTGTGTCTTATGAATTTTCATCGTATTTTACGTGCTAACTGCCTACCAAGAAACAACAACAAAAGTACACGGAACGACACTATGATGACACGTGGCTTTTAAGCCAACACGCGTTTAAAGGGGAACACGTGCGATCGATTATCAAATACGAACCATCGCGTTTCTAACCAAGAATTACAGAGGATTCGCtcgatatttgttaattttcaaattcgatcgTTCACGCGTAATTGATCAACACAGAATTCTTCGGTGCGTATGTGTAACCAAGAAATTCGTTCATGAAATTTTGCTCACTTGGAACGACACTGCCATCATTTTTCGAGACGAGTCGACAGCAACAACGACAACAAACGTAAAAACATCTGGATCTTTCGGGACAACGTCGATCGCACAGTTTCCAATATATTAcggaaatattcgtaaaaatcgTTGGCGCGAGCGAGCAACGATTTTTCACAAATCTCGAGCACTTAACAACGCCATATTTAAATGCCAAACGACAATTGTTTAACCGTGGACCGTGGAGTTGGAAGGTGCTTGAATCCAATTCCACGATCtatcctctctcttttctcgatCTTGCTAGAAGATCCTTTTCCTAAGGTATAAAGGGGGAATCTTGAAACTAACTTCCGCCTCGCTCGCGTGTGATGGAATCAGCGATTTTTCCCGACTAGGCCGAAGTTAGTTTCGTCGCAAGATCGTCTCTGTTAAAAATACTCTCTATGTACATGGTTCTTtaagtagaatttttttttcttcttgttcttattcttcttcttcttcttcttcttactaTTAACTTTACCGTGTAATTTACCGAATCTAAGCTCCTTAGACGGGATATTTACGCGTCGCATAGAAAGTTTGTCGTACGTTTATCCACGCGTCTACGCGACGGGTGAATATCTTGACGCAACAGATGCAACATCCGTACAGTACTTCGATGCTAAGGATGAATCTTTTTCGAGCGTCGTGGAGGTGCCActtcctgtttttttttttttttttcttcttt
Coding sequences within:
- the LOC107998700 gene encoding prominin-like protein isoform X15; translated protein: MVRFRVPPKRTEASVRSDASRASVAAMIFVLFCGFRPNAVVHYGFAVLGLLSVLLVSCPVNCQETLTNRMRVISEDLDRQLNGIMASQGLNYTTINTTGLPYNATTKFNPKGMGQLYNVTNTFIDWVQTKQAYPEGMFTVVNGRPTFQYSLQEWRIVATHYGGLAGLTFVGLLLAAILPCVGLFFCCCRCAGHCGARSQPFDKKHDHCRKVLLSMVLIAVATIILFGVVCAFVTNEYMQDGTKELPNNVEVSLKDVKLYLSSTKEEINKILKTNFDELEINLNNILQASGRIVTEQLAEYSHAVSLTNLSDIVAGLESIKEDLKTMQTITRDLRTNASQLDIVVRGVKNNLLHTLAACKTQNCKQVLHDYKVNQMSVQVDFDKLPNVTSALNNITMLMKDNIVSEVSQGKESFLKIQKDIQYAVNQTIPVVSASIRNAGDFLADLARNMTMLIDRINNDIDKVYMKQIDVARTNIDQYSPYRQMYFPSRYYLGLGISGILLTVLMCLTFGLFCGICGKRPDGYGDDCCNKGSGARFLMMAVWIIFLLTSILMVITVIHMVVGVLAQRAVCEPLKNPQDNRMFALVDEIVQIKKILYPNKPNADVNMSYIITNCHRNETLYKVLKLNYLFDVNTLREYTGRYDINNTIQQLRRKISLSPGVVILTESAKSKLNDLAQSGLSDIKFYQYVEILADNITNINLEHLAKQLLDVSTELPKGQDDIRASLEKNALDLAYYHEHLVKPMAMLSEQLAAKAVTLEEKIKFNHSSMAEAIHNLVDEVTKAQKFLNEDGPEYVQQLATKFGNAFLRQVDDFLERVIDHALFHVGKCTPVSNAYNATLVAGCSKILDPFNGFWVSVGWCLILFIPTIVLCVKLSALYQKSDPYPGPLVEAVHDKKYVSHSRDPYAKYESYDGPAGGYSDRERVPGEAHQSTSHYHHYSRYSDVAPKNCDFPNGGPPGYQPAAAAPPPLSTEYERPPPYYYYPGPGDTN
- the LOC107998700 gene encoding prominin-like protein isoform X5, whose amino-acid sequence is MVRFRVPPKRTEASVRSDASRASVAAMIFVLFCGFRPNAVVHYGFAVLGLLSVLLVSCPVNCQETLTNRMRVISEDLDRQLNGIMASQGLNYTTINTTGLPYNATTKFNPKGMGQLYNVTNTFIDWVQTKQAYPEGMFTVVNGRPTFQYSLQEWRIVATHYGGLAGLTFVGLLLAAILPCVGLFFCCCRCAGHCGARSQPFDKKHDHCRKVLLSMVLIAVATIILFGVVCAFVTNEYMQDGTKELPNNVEVSLKDVKLYLSSTKEEINKILKTNFDELEINLNNILQASGRIVTEQLAEYSHAVSLTNLSDIVAGLESIKEDLKTMQTITRDLRTNASQLDIVVRGVKNNLLHTLAACKTQNCKQVLHDYKVNQMSVQVDFDKLPNVTSALNNITMLMKDNIVSEVSQGKESFLKIQKDIQYAVNQTIPVVSASIRNAGDFLADLARNMTMLIDRINNDIDKVYMKQIDVARTNIDQYSPYRYYLGLGISGILLTVLMCLTFGLFCGICGKRPDGYGDDCCNKGSGARFLMMAVWIIFLLTSILMVITVIHMVVGVLAQRAVCEPLKNPQDNRMFALVDEIVQIKKILYPNKPNADVNMSYIITNCHRNETLYKVLKLNYLFDVNTLREYTGRYDINNTIQQLRRKISLSPGVVILTESAKSKLNDLAQSGLSDIKFYQYVEILADNITNINLEHLAKQLLDVSTELPKGQDDIRASLEKNALDLAYYHEHLVKPMAMLSEQLAAKAVTLEEKIKFNHSSMAEAIHNLVDEVTKAQKFLNEDGPEYVQQLATKFGNAFLRQVDDFLERVIDHALFHVGKCTPVSNAYNATLVAGCSKILDPFNGFWVSVGWCLILFIPTIVLCVKLSALYQKSDPYPGPLVEAEYLYDAYADRDNIPLTHVHDKKYVSHSRDPYAKYESYDGPAGGYSDRERVPGEAHQSTSHYHHYSRYSDVAPNSTPTWRSHEHTAPSKKEPHNKVFSISVETQNCDFPNGGPPGYQPAAAAPPPLSTEYERPPPYYYYPGPGDTN
- the LOC107998700 gene encoding prominin-like protein isoform X8, with protein sequence MVRFRVPPKRTEASVRSDASRASVAAMIFVLFCGFRPNAVVHYGFAVLGLLSVLLVSCPVNCQETLTNRMRVISEDLDRQLNGIMASQGLNYTTINTTGLPYNATTKFNPKGMGQLYNVTNTFIDWVQTKQAYPEGMFTVVNGRPTFQYSLQEWRIVATHYGGLAGLTFVGLLLAAILPCVGLFFCCCRCAGHCGARSQPFDKKHDHCRKVLLSMVLIAVATIILFGVVCAFVTNEYMQDGTKELPNNVEVSLKDVKLYLSSTKEEINKILKTNFDELEINLNNILQASGRIVTEQLAEYSHAVSLTNLSDIVAGLESIKEDLKTMQTITRDLRTNASQLDIVVRGVKNNLLHTLAACKTQNCKQVLHDYKVNQMSVQVDFDKLPNVTSALNNITMLMKDNIVSEVSQGKESFLKIQKDIQYAVNQTIPVVSASIRNAGDFLADLARNMTMLIDRINNDIDKVYMKQIDVARTNIDQYSPYRQMYFPSRYYLGLGISGILLTVLMCLTFGLFCGICGKRPDGYGDDCCNKGSGARFLMMAVWIIFLLTSILMVITVIHMVVGVLAQRAVCEPLKNPQDNRMFALVDEIVQIKKILYPNKPNADVNMSYIITNCHRNETLYKVLKLNYLFDVNTLREYTGRYDINNTIQQLRRKISLSPGVVILTESAKSKLNDLAQSGLSDIKFYQYVEILADNITNINLEHLAKQLLDVSTELPKGQDDIRASLEKNALDLAYYHEHLVKPMAMLSEQLAAKAVTLEEKIKFNHSSMAEAIHNLVDEVTKAQKFLNEDGPEYVQQLATKFGNAFLRQVDDFLERVIDHALFHVGKCTPVSNAYNATLVAGCSKILDPFNGFWVSVGWCLILFIPTIVLCVKLSALYQKSDPYPGPLVEAVHDKKYVSHSRDPYAKYESYDGPAGGYSDRERVPGEAHQSTSHYHHYSRYSDVAPNSTPTWRSHEHTAPSKKEPHNKVFSISVETQNCDFPNGGPPGYQPAAAAPPPLSTEYERPPPYYYYPGPGDTN
- the LOC107998700 gene encoding prominin-like protein isoform X4, with translation MVRFRVPPKRTEASVRSDASRASVAAMIFVLFCGFRPNAVVHYGFAVLGLLSVLLVSCPVNCQETLTNRMRVISEDLDRQLNGIMASQGLNYTTINTTGLPYNATTKFNPKGMGQLYNVTNTFIDWVQTKQAYPEGMFTVVNGRPTFQYSLQEWRIVATHYGGLAGLTFVGLLLAAILPCVGLFFCCCRCAGHCGARSQPFDKKHDHCRKVLLSMVLIAVATIILFGVVCAFVTNEYMQDGTKELPNNVEVSLKDVKLYLSSTKEEINKILKTNFDELEINLNNILQASGRIVTEQLAEYSHAVSLTNLSDIVAGLESIKEDLKTMQTITRDLRTNASQLDIVVRGVKNNLLHTLAACKTQNCKQVLHDYKVNQMSVQVDFDKLPNVTSALNNITMLMKDNIVSEVSQGKESFLKIQKDIQYAVNQTIPVVSASIRNAGDFLADLARNMTMLIDRINNDIDKVYMKQIDVARTNIDQYSPYRQMYFPSRYYLGLGISGILLTVLMCLTFGLFCGICGKRPDGYGDDCCNKGSGARFLMMAVWIIFLLTSILMVITVIHMVVGVLAQRAVCEPLKNPQDNRMFALVDEIVQIKKILYPNKPNADVNMSYIITNCHRNETLYKVLKLNYLFDVNTLREYTGRYDINNTIQQLRRKISLSPGVVILTESAKSKLNDLAQSGLSDIKFYQYVEILADNITNINLEHLAKQLLDVSTELPKGQDDIRASLEKNALDLAYYHEHLVKPMAMLSEQLAAKAVTLEEKIKFNHSSMAEAIHNLVDEVTKAQKFLNEDGPEYVQQLATKFGNAFLRQVDDFLERVIDHALFHVGKCTPVSNAYNATLVAGCSKILDPFNGFWVSVGWCLILFIPTIVLCVKLSALYQKSDPYPGPLVEAEYLYDAYADRDNIPLTHVHDKKYVSHSRDPYAKYESYDGPAGGYSDRERVPGEAHQSTSHYHHYSRYSDVAPNSTPTWRSHEHTAPSKKEPHNKVFSISVETQNCDFPNGGPPGYQPAAAAPPPLSTEYERPPPYYYYPGPGDTN
- the LOC107998700 gene encoding prominin-like protein isoform X1; amino-acid sequence: MVRFRVPPKRTEASVRSDASRASVAAMIFVLFCGFRPNAVVHYGFAVLGLLSVLLVSCPVNCQETLTNRMRVISEDLDRQLNGIMASQGLNYTTINTTGLPYNATTKFNPKGMGQLYNVTNTFIDWVQTKQAYPEGMFTVVNGRPTFQYSLQEWRIVATHYGGLAGLTFVGLLLAAILPCVGLFFCCCRCAGHCGARSQPFDKKHDHCRKVLLSMVLIAVATIILFGVVCAFVTNEYMQDGTKELPNNVEVSLKDVKLYLSSTKEEINKILKTNFDELEINLNNILQASGRIVTEQLAEYSHAVSLTNLSDIVAGLESIKEDLKTMQTITRDLRTNASQLDIVVRGVKNNLLHTLAACKTQNCKQVLHDYKVNQMSVQVDFDKYMDRYFPKLPNVTSALNNITMLMKDNIVSEVSQGKESFLKIQKDIQYAVNQTIPVVSASIRNAGDFLADLARNMTMLIDRINNDIDKVYMKQIDVARTNIDQYSPYRQMYFPSRYYLGLGISGILLTVLMCLTFGLFCGICGKRPDGYGDDCCNKGSGARFLMMAVWIIFLLTSILMVITVIHMVVGVLAQRAVCEPLKNPQDNRMFALVDEIVQIKKILYPNKPNADVNMSYIITNCHRNETLYKVLKLNYLFDVNTLREYTGRYDINNTIQQLRRKISLSPGVVILTESAKSKLNDLAQSGLSDIKFYQYVEILADNITNINLEHLAKQLLDVSTELPKGQDDIRASLEKNALDLAYYHEHLVKPMAMLSEQLAAKAVTLEEKIKFNHSSMAEAIHNLVDEVTKAQKFLNEDGPEYVQQLATKFGNAFLRQVDDFLERVIDHALFHVGKCTPVSNAYNATLVAGCSKILDPFNGFWVSVGWCLILFIPTIVLCVKLSALYQKSDPYPGPLVEAEYLYDAYADRDNIPLTHVHDKKYVSHSRDPYAKYESYDGPAGGYSDRERVPGEAHQSTSHYHHYSRYSDVAPNSTPTWRSHEHTAPSKKEPHNKVFSISVETQNCDFPNGGPPGYQPAAAAPPPLSTEYERPPPYYYYPGPGDTN
- the LOC107998700 gene encoding prominin-like protein isoform X10, with amino-acid sequence MVRFRVPPKRTEASVRSDASRASVAAMIFVLFCGFRPNAVVHYGFAVLGLLSVLLVSCPVNCQETLTNRMRVISEDLDRQLNGIMASQGLNYTTINTTGLPYNATTKFNPKGMGQLYNVTNTFIDWVQTKQAYPEGMFTVVNGRPTFQYSLQEWRIVATHYGGLAGLTFVGLLLAAILPCVGLFFCCCRCAGHCGARSQPFDKKHDHCRKVLLSMVLIAVATIILFGVVCAFVTNEYMQDGTKELPNNVEVSLKDVKLYLSSTKEEINKILKTNFDELEINLNNILQASGRIVTEQLAEYSHAVSLTNLSDIVAGLESIKEDLKTMQTITRDLRTNASQLDIVVRGVKNNLLHTLAACKTQNCKQVLHDYKVNQMSVQVDFDKLPNVTSALNNITMLMKDNIVSEVSQGKESFLKIQKDIQYAVNQTIPVVSASIRNAGDFLADLARNMTMLIDRINNDIDKVYMKQIDVARTNIDQYSPYRYYLGLGISGILLTVLMCLTFGLFCGICGKRPDGYGDDCCNKGSGARFLMMAVWIIFLLTSILMVITVIHMVVGVLAQRAVCEPLKNPQDNRMFALVDEIVQIKKILYPNKPNADVNMSYIITNCHRNETLYKVLKLNYLFDVNTLREYTGRYDINNTIQQLRRKISLSPGVVILTESAKSKLNDLAQSGLSDIKFYQYVEILADNITNINLEHLAKQLLDVSTELPKGQDDIRASLEKNALDLAYYHEHLVKPMAMLSEQLAAKAVTLEEKIKFNHSSMAEAIHNLVDEVTKAQKFLNEDGPEYVQQLATKFGNAFLRQVDDFLERVIDHALFHVGKCTPVSNAYNATLVAGCSKILDPFNGFWVSVGWCLILFIPTIVLCVKLSALYQKSDPYPGPLVEAVHDKKYVSHSRDPYAKYESYDGPAGGYSDRERVPGEAHQSTSHYHHYSRYSDVAPNSTPTWRSHEHTAPSKKEPHNKVFSISVETQNCDFPNGGPPGYQPAAAAPPPLSTEYERPPPYYYYPGPGDTN